The following proteins are co-located in the Candidatus Competibacteraceae bacterium genome:
- a CDS encoding DsbC family protein, whose translation MRKTLLIVAALYATGALAADPAPPNASEPAKRPDLSHLQTALGGAAPDSVNPTVVPGLYEVLIGGQVLYLSEDGRFALQGDLLDLSTHDNLTENRRGELRGKAVEAVGENNMVVFAPEGPVKHTVTVFTDIDCGYCRKMHSQIAAYNKEGIKVRYLWFPREGIGSDSFDKAVSVWCADDRREAMTQAKRGENIERKTCDNPVQAQYELGQKLGVRGTPSLILEDGTMIPGYVPPTQLAELLARDKDAKPALN comes from the coding sequence CGCGCCACCCAATGCCTCCGAGCCCGCCAAACGGCCGGACCTTAGCCATCTCCAGACGGCTCTCGGCGGGGCAGCGCCCGATAGCGTCAACCCGACCGTCGTTCCGGGACTGTACGAGGTGCTGATCGGTGGCCAAGTGCTGTATCTGAGCGAAGACGGTCGATTCGCGCTGCAAGGCGACCTGCTCGATTTGAGCACCCACGACAACTTGACCGAGAACCGCCGCGGCGAACTGCGTGGCAAGGCCGTGGAGGCGGTCGGCGAGAATAACATGGTGGTGTTTGCCCCGGAGGGGCCGGTCAAGCACACGGTCACCGTGTTCACCGATATCGATTGTGGCTACTGCCGCAAGATGCACAGTCAGATCGCCGCCTATAACAAGGAAGGCATCAAGGTGCGCTATCTCTGGTTCCCGCGCGAGGGCATCGGTTCCGACTCGTTCGATAAGGCGGTTTCGGTCTGGTGCGCCGACGACCGGCGGGAGGCCATGACCCAGGCCAAGCGCGGCGAGAACATCGAACGCAAGACCTGCGACAACCCCGTTCAGGCGCAATACGAACTGGGTCAAAAGCTGGGCGTGCGCGGTACACCCAGCCTGATCCTGGAGGATGGCACGATGATTCCCGGCTATGTGCCGCCCACCCAACTGGCCGAGCTACTGGCGCGCGACAAGGACGCCAAACCGGCCCTGAACTGA